The Candidozyma auris chromosome 1, complete sequence genome includes a region encoding these proteins:
- the SET6 gene encoding Set6p produces MSVPISPIPEPPTTNRELLSCLVSDPRAKLNVPKDFVFEITNETDPTTDTASDSEDNHDSSLGCLQQISPFFNVKETVYGGRGCFASCFIPKGITVLECAFPVGSSVAKVFKKEVCFWCFNNDNGKTLKHRLRSKLYFCSEECLSKFQAYDSDETLANAIIAFDQNFGKNEIDIDSLDVPEYIAGIEGIEKTWKQTDEWDVMVSKTKPTKRARYLPKLSKDDFAEARYVISVVHAMYKGKNGPLAKEVELFETLESSENQKVQKYPYLTLSYSNIFKFLRLTCPQQLQQFITPQNVRDIIGRNLTNAFGIWSETTSEDEDKEYLGFGVYPSASFFNHACSFNIKKQREGSKYTFTTTEDIQPDTELCISYGISGDEDLASRESTLSEWFFKCGCSKCSSERTNI; encoded by the coding sequence ATGTCTGTCCCAATATCACCAATACCGGAGCCCCCTACTACAAACCGAGAACTTCTATCATGTCTAGTTCTGGACCCACGTGCAAAGCTAAATGTCCCCAAAGATTTTGTATTTGAAATCACGAATGAGACAGACCCCACAACTGATACGGCCTCGGATTCTGAAGATAATCATGACAGCTCACTAGGGTGTCTCCAGCAAATAAGCCCATTCTTCAATGTGAAGGAAACAGTGTACGGAGGAAGGGGATGCTTCGCATCTTGCTTCATACCTAAAGGAATCACCGTTTTAGAGTGTGCATTTCCTGTTGGAAGCTCTGTTGCCAAAGTTTTTAAAAAAGAGGTTTGTTTTTGGTGTTTCAATAATGACAACGGTAAAACTCTAAAACATAGGTTACGCAGCAAACTCTATTTCTGCTCGGAAGAGTGCCTAAGTAAGTTTCAGGCTTATGATAGCGATGAAACGCTTGCAAACGCCATAATTGCATTTGACCAAAACTTTGGCAAGAATGAGATTGATATCGATAGCCTCGATGTGCCGGAGTATATAGCGGGCATTGAGGGGATAGAGAAAACGTGGAAGCAGACCGACGAATGGGACGTGATGGTTTCGAAGACAAAGCCGACAAAACGCGCCCGATATCTTCCCAAGCTAAGTAAAGATGATTTTGCAGAGGCTCGATACGTCATCAGTGTTGTGCATGCTATGTATAAAGGAAAAAATGGTCCATTAGCGAAAGAGGTTGAGCTATTTGAGACATTGGAGTCAAGTGAGAACCAAAAGGTACAGAAATACCCGTATCTTACTCTCTCATACAGCAACATATTCAAGTTTCTTCGTCTTACATGCCCTCAACAGTTACAGCAGTTCATCACGCCACAAAACGTGCGTGATATTATTGGACGTAATCTTACGAATGCGTTTGGTATCTGGTCGGAGACCACCTCTGAAGACGAAGATAAAGAATACCTCGGCTTCGGTGTATATCCTTCTGCATCATTTTTTAACCATGCATGttctttcaacatcaagaagcaaaggGAGGGAAGCAAATATACCTTCACTACAACAGAAGATATTCAGCCTGACACAGAGTTGTGCATCAGTTACGGAATTTCTGGGGATGAGGATTTGGCGAGTAGAGAATCTACGCTTTCCGAGTGGTTCTTTAAATGCGGGTGTTCGAAATGTTCGCTGGAAAGAACCAATATTTAA